Sequence from the Crassostrea angulata isolate pt1a10 chromosome 9, ASM2561291v2, whole genome shotgun sequence genome:
ATTATTGACCATTTCAATATGTCTAATGATTACACAAATATAGTGCCATTATCTGGTTCATCTTTTGCAAcccaaaacaaataaaattcagGGATGCTTTTTACCATTAAATGTGCTTGAACTATTTTACATTAAGCTTTTAAATTAACGTATTgcaaaaaaagttatttatggAATGGGTTAGGAAATTATAAAATGCTGGTTAATTTTGATGACATAAATGCTTTTCCAATTCTCTATATTAAAATtagctttatttaaaaaacatttctttatttGATTTCTTAATAAAACGCTGGGTAGAATAATGAAGTTAAAGTGTAGCCTCCAACGACTGTCTTTAAAAAGATTTGACTCgactttgatttgatttgatttgactACAAGTCCTTACATTGTTGAATAAGACAGCAAAGTccctacattgttgatacacacagcaaagtaactacattgttgatacatatagtgaaaatatatttcacaaaatcaaaaacatgtacacatgttatatacaagtatatattaAGTAATATTTGCATATTGTGTTAAATTGCTCTAAGGTGCAACTCATTACGTCATTATCACAGcaaattctaaatatattttgGCTTAGTCACTGCATATGTaaacttttgttttacattaCGTTCATGTATTGCTGTTAAAGGGACCATTTGAGctcaacattttcaaattttactgtTTTCATTCTTAATGTGTAGAATGATTAATATGGGTTTTGTTAATGATtccttaaacttttaaagtcAAATATCGAGTAACAAGCAAGATGcagagtttgaaattctttattttgtaaaacaaagCCGACCAAAGTCTTGCTAtttttacatttgtgttgcattggtataagtttcaattcaattcaattggTTCTTTCTTTTGGTGATAATATTATCTATGAACACATTTAATCAGTTTATTTTGGTTGCCACGAGTCATTTTGTCGAAGAAATGGGAATTTCCTTACttaacattatttgtaaacaaatatgagACTCGAGCcctgtttacataacaatgaattcttaccTTATCAAACTTGTAACTTGTCAtctaacatttaaattttagtctatcattcaaaatgcacaaattttgatatcaaatcGTGTTTGAGTctctttaaaacatttcttaaaaaaatagatCCAGATccaaatttcattatatttaattagTTTTTACGTCACTGATATTTTACACACAGACGAAATTTCAGTAATTACGGATAGAATCAAGGCCACACACAAAATGAAGACACATTTGCTAAGATAACTCGTCCATGTACACCACGTCATGATAGTTCAAGAAAACGGTATTTGTACCgggaaataagtaaaaaatgtgtgattttaaagttttatttcacGAACATTAGCCGTGGTAGATTACTTTGTGGGATGTCCACAAAAACACAACTTTTGGGCAAACACACACAAAATCAAcaaattcatcaaaatttataCAACACACAAATATGTTCAAATGGCCACCCCGGGTATAATCTTATGGtttaacaacccccccccctcccacccctTCTTCACCTGTCAATGATGACAACTTCACAATAATACAAAGCTTACGTACGACTCAGTTGCTTTTGGTGTGCGCAAGTGCTTATGCCACATAATTTCAGGAAATGAATAGTCTATATAGATAGGTCTTCAACGTTATAATCTgcaaaaacagagaaaaaaccggcagcaaaaaaaacaaaaacaaacaaccccccccccccccccaaaaaaaaaaaacaaaacaacaacaacaacaccaaaaaaaacccaaagtgTATATCTGTATTAGAAACTTAAATTTCTAAACAAATTGGGAATGAATGGGCGGGATATTCAAGACGAatgcaaaaactttttttttacaggaaatACTTATATTGCCCTTTCTAAACTATAATATCACTCTTGAGCTTATGTGCATATTGTGCATATGAATTACATCAGGTTTGAAAATCAAATAGCCGGTTACTAAGCAAACATAAACAGTTCTGCGAAAAACAAAATGTCAGGACAACATTTGCGAGTCGGTAAATACAGTGAGGGTAATCGACTCAAGTGTGAAACGCGCTAAAAACAACAAACGTCAAATTTGCATTTTACGGGGAAAAGAAAACAGGCTTTCGAAATGTCAGCCAACCAAAATTAATGATGAATAACAACAAGAGATTCGTTGATACACAGAAGTACGACTACAATatgatttatcaatttaaaactaTCAAACACCGttcgcttttaaaaaaaatcttatattgagttttaaaatataagcaATCTCTATACCAAATTACTTAAGTAATGAAGCTGAGCTCTTTTGATGTGATGAAGATGAACATTGTCAttgaaattcatgcgcattgtttATGTGCACAATTTGtacatagtcttgtttttaaaacacataaataataagaaaaaccCTAAAACAAAAACTACATCTCATTAATTcgcagaaaaaaaagaagaagacaaaACATGGATCTTTGTTAATATGTGGCATAGCAAAAACCTTTATTTTGACGTTCTTCAGTTTTTTccgtttatttataaaatggttCTTTTATGGCAACATTGACAATTTGCCTGCTTTTAGAAAAGCCCGTCTAGAAATACAgttgttaatgaaaatatacgcCCCTACACCGCTTCCATATTTGTCAAATGTTAAATACAATGTAACACATATTCCATGTCCTCCCGGGCGACAATACCAATACAATTTTGTCGCTTGATGATAGGAAACATTGTATTTGGCAttgggcgacataacactccagacTTTCCTTGTTCCATGGAAGCAAATATTCTGATATGTCGCCCTCAAAGCAATGTaatatttgtattatatattggaaaaaaggatttaaaatgtttgcacaatattttagatttttgcttaaattatatcattacctgCCATCAGCTTGTTTTGTACAATAATCGGAATGATTAAAAGCTCTAATGACAATAAAATTGGAAGGAATTATGctttgataaaatcaaataaaggaAAATGAGAATGCCATATACTTGAATGGGCCATCATATATATACACCTATTATTATTTAACTTTGCGCAGAGCAATAAATGTCCTGGTTATAAATACCCTAAGATTCAGTATTAGATGAAACCCCTCTAAATACATTCTAGACATATACACATGTAGATGTGCTAAAAAGTAACAGAATTCCAATGCTGTTAAAAGCTATTTACCAACGGCAGTTTGGGATCGCATTATCAATGATTATGCTATGATAAGGAGTTTTAAAACGAATATTTGATtgttatacccgcactttctaaagaaagttcggatatattgttgttaccctgttccgtccgtccgtccgtctgtccgtctgtcacgttttactttctcaaactgctcttacatcttataaaccagcaaactgaactcttggagtttgatttgggttatcatgttgttttgtaaaaaggtttcaaaaattctctgttagtcctgggggtcgaataattcgtaaaaaatgacatttttttcacaaataaaccttctttctcgaactcctcctacattttcaacagtagacaaatcatctcttggaatatgttttagggtatcctatagatgcgcaataaggtttcagaATTTTCAGTTTTGTCCTGGGGGGTCATTTAATGcctgaaaaatgacgtttttttgaaaaaaaaaatggtttcaaaaaggtcatttttttggcagtagccaaatgatcttctagaatatgattgggggtgtcatattgaagtgtgatcaggttccagaattttttttttatttaggggatcagtgggcaataaaaaaaaggtttttttgcaaaaaaaagtatggttcccagaactcctcttacaattTTTTGAGTAGCTatgtcatctcttgggatataattggggctgtcatatagatgtgcaataaggttttaaaaattcaaatttcatcgaggaagtcaaaaagtagcagaaaattgacgtttattactaaaaaaaaagcatagatcctagaactcctcttatgatttaatggatagacacatcatatcttgggatatgataggatctgttccatagatgtgcattacggttttgaaaaattaaatttaaccctgaggcctattacctacataccttttgatgccctttaaggatcaagaatatatatggttaaggggtggggatctcaatcgttttcgagatattcgtgcacttcctgttcgaggggggtcacGACTACCCCCGGTGCCAATGACCTTTATACCGTTTgttgccccttgacacaaggaacaagaatatatatggtttaagggtggggatctcagcTGTTTTGATGATATTATGGGACTTGCTGTTCGAAGAgatcaggaccacccacagggcccatgacctacataacatttgatgccccttgacatcagaaacatgaatatatatggtttaggggtcatgattataacagtttctgagatatatggtaatttcaaatccCTGGGGgatggggatgaccccaggggtcagatctaataaaccctatatattgccagtattattatctttgtccgtttctaagttaccatttacaatagagtctacgattcttcctacaaggttcaatgttagaccccaaaCCCttttgaccccctcccccccccccacaaaaaagtggttgtctaacctaaaatgagaaaaatcaaaccagggtgcacaactagatatgcaggcctatcatatcctagaggtTTGtaaaattctgttcagccatctctgagaaacaagttcagagcgggaaagaagaaaaataagatgacgaagaataataatacatgtattaagaaccgtacaaaaacaataagtctccaaatttcattcgggagacttaataataaagattaaatagagatacctcctaggatcatcaaacatcaataatttaaagataattgacaatttctgattctaagggggtcaggatgaccccttagggtcatgacttacatgcctaATAATCGGATGtgccatgacctaaggaggaataatatctttggatgaaggtggggatctcaatggtttttatgatatttgataattttaggaaaagcacttgggatcataacctacataccatctAAAATgctttgaacaaagaaacaatcatataatatttacatgatAAATGATTCAATTTAATAACCCAGGTATAGATCAATCatttatgttttgtaatacttcctatgtatatataaagtattagtttgtgttttgttctatactattcatgtttgTAGTATAGCTTAGtctaattttaaattacattacaaaaattgtcaaatatatgacttgtaacccccacccccaaacaaactcaaatataaactgtcctctccccttaattgtcgaatgatttattaaaatcaaaatataatttgggtgtctaaaaacttttataaactggtaaaaaatgttattattcttaaaaaaaaaattaaattacacctagtataattgacaaatgatctattgaggtATGaccagaggtcatatttctacactgggatcaataactaatattcattgacaagttaaaattaataacaataaatgattcaaattataaatgattaTTCTCcacatccacccccccccccccaatctaacctggttctaaagatacagtcttcttaatacattcttacatgtgtacagtagcatattttaaatcatttcttgattgctttttctctcctgatgcacattaacattttggaaattgcttaattcaatttttaggatttataaacaaaatgttatatgcatgtgtatacgCCTATTTGGaacaattgtaaagtctcctaaacaaagcattGCATCAtgaggctaggaattacccacatggatcaaccACTGCATATgcataagataaaatactttattatttctagttctagaatgtcagagtgtctccaagggggcataacctatatacaatttgacgcgcaatgacacaaagagcaagaataaattatatggtttagggacgAGGATctcagaaataaacaaaatatacagtgtatcatcatttcctatttcattaaggggggggggggggttaaagacaacacctgggggtcattaatgtacttaacaccatttgatgcatcataatgacattagaagatattctgtattttcctgttttgtagggtcagaacagtcccataaggtcatgacctacattgtatttgatgcattataattcattaagaaagaaatactccttctttcctattataactcatataaaaatgataagtgtctacacttacttacatgtaatacacaaatttaatacaaaattgtttttacagggtcaatatggggtcaactcaatagtgtaagtctgacaaatgaaaaaaataacttttgcaattaaaatgacagaaactttacaaatgcgataggataggtaacaatgataagcttatttaaatattaaaagatgatgatttCGTATGCTGTCAatgggagatcacatttagaaagtgaaagtaaaacttatgtatgctggaatctcattatattgtgctactgctactacatgtattatgcttacctatattcgtcaacatcataatgatacaTCAATTAAAGCACAATAATGAATGAATTCATTTCGCTGATCTAAACTGACcgttttctgcatatggaaaacacatatatgtatgtatacaccTGAAACCATCTAAtggaagagctgggtaaaactagtacccgctaatgagacctgcagacttgtgttgtgtacgtaacttcagacaaagatcagttatttgtaacatgcatgtatttttatgacctattcttcaaaaccccttgcactattttattaggtaaataacagctttaaggtggtgcaggacacctgcatattgtgatgtatacttcctattgagataaacaattaagtataaatattaattaaatatttaccccaaaataatgttacctaataTTGAAGCGCAATAgcttagagcgtttacatgtctgtaagagcattgtggtccaaggtgtatttttggtaattttactattgatataaatgaattttcatgggggggggggggtctggacccctcactcccaccgcTTCTCTAAATCTGcatgtgcacacgatgatgtacatgtaggaacacagaagcaaatctaaaaccggtaACCGCAACGGGGAGGGGACACgatttagtttttaattttgtttgtaataattatataaaccattatactttctatgacatgaaatgttaagattatatattaactgaaaattcactgcaaacagttcaatcccaaattgcacataaagtgctgctcatgtgtattatcatatgggaaggaatcacatccttcagttatgaaaactataatttttaaatgtattacttgcatgtggccttcatttttaattaaactggtacaaaacatgcagtgttacatgtatttaggggcaaacacttggtgcgggtattactgtctaatgacggCATCTAGTTATGACTGTATTATTCTTATCATCTTTAACATAAAATTTCGCAGGAAGTTCAAACAgtgatttatttcaaatacattCAGTTTAGCGAAATTTTAGGCATTTCAAATACGTTTTCACACACTAAAATGCCCGAGGTTTTAAGATGTGTTAATCGTAAATCATCCCATTTCCTATTTATACTTAGTAAATAAGGCACAGAACGCAGTATGGTTTGGATATTGACCACAAAATGGTTAAAACAAAATGTGCAAAAGACTGAGatcatttaaaagatattgattACTCTCCATCAATCCATCGACAAGCTGACCAAATCATAATGCTTTTATCAATCAGCTTATAATAGGCAAATGATTATGTTACTAGTTTTAACCATCGTTCAAAATGGGTTGATGCATTGAATAAGCTTATGTTGACCTAAGCTTGTTAGACACCCATTTATCCATTAAAAAAGACACCGTAGCAAAGATCTCTACATTCGATCTGTACAGTGTGGATAACTGCATTCGATACTGCTGGATCTTACCGTCTTCCCTACATTGattattattgaaaaatcaaaatgcgAAAGGTTTTGGTACCCCTAAAGTTAGTGGCTATATTCTTTTGTACTTATGAAGTTGTCGTCTGTGAAGAAAACGAAACTTTGAATACAGAAACGTCTTTGCGTCAAGTGGTGTTTAAAAGCTACGACAGATACAGAAAACCCACGAagcttttttcaaaacagttatCCGTGAGTATCAGTTTGTACATTTTCTCCCTACCAAAGCTGGATATTAAGTCTCAAACGTTACATGCTGCCAACTGGTTGACATATTCTTGGACGGACGAGTATCTTACATGGAAttctagttatttttctgatATCGATTTCTTAAGACTACCTGCTGATAGAATATGGATACCAAATGTTTGTAACATGCAAGAAATCTCTGGCAGAAGATGTCTGAGCTATGACTCGGTGAAAGACTCCAGAAGCGAGGCAATAGTTCATAGCTCGGGATTTGTATATCTGACTGAAACGTTTGATAGCATAATTCTTTGTAAATTCGATGTCACGAATTTCCCTTTTGACACTCAAACTTgtagattttcttttttttcaccaaacggaaaatttcaaaatgtagatCTAAAGTTAAAAGGATCTTgttataaatcaaattatttcattGGTAGCGAAGAATGGGATTTGATTTCTACTAGTATTCAAGGAACTAACGGTATGCTCTATATGAACATTGTGTTAAAAAGGAGAcctttatttattattttgacgGTACTTTTGCCTATCATCGCTCTGTCTATTATGAACGCATTTTGCTTTATACTGCCTATGGAGTCTGGAGAAAAAGTTGGAATGTCTGTAGCTTTATTTCTTACATTCGCCGTTTTCGGAAGTATTATCAGTGACACAATGCCCCAAAACGCAGCAAATATTTCGTGGTTCATGGTGTATGTGACAACTCAGATTCTTTTAAGTGGACTGACAGTTATCATGGAAACGGTTGTTTTACACATGTATCATATGGGAGTCGATATATCAGGTATATCGTACGTCAACAAAGCAGATGACGTTCACCATGGcacaacaaataaaatggaCCACACATCCAAGAGAAACGTCAGTTTCAGTAATGTAAAATGGAAGATTCGTGCAAAGAAACTTGAGAGATCAATgcttatttttaatgtttgtgCAAACATCATCTCTTTTTGCGTTTGCATATCAAATATCTTAAGTTAAAATACAGTGcataaacataatttatttgaaattgaaaaaaaaaactatttggaCAAGGATGAGTAAAATCGTTTCTCAACCAGATGGCAGACTGGGTGTACATATAGAAAACAAATCGTTTAAACTATAaaacatttctatttttttttattttattttttttcggggtttttttgtatgtgtttatatatatatatgtatatttatattcagtGTACATTTCCCTTATggttgcattggaaatctgcgacgttcaattttctatgaataaaCTTTGCTTATTCATGCGCAAAATTCTTTTTGTCAGaataaatgaaactttcaatcttgcataacaattttgaaatgtacttttgagaaacaatcattaatatatgtatatctattccttaataaaaaatatttttcttcacaaagtttctggcactataattttttatcgcGGAAGATAACttaataacatgttaatatggctgttccatgtatgtttcatatccctgacagAGAGCGTCAATAATGGTTTTAGAGCGCTGGCAAAAACTAGTTCTTACAAATACAcatcagtatgaaaatataaatataagcattgaatgcttatttttgaatgtcgtcggtcctatgacacaccaagtGGTGCAGACAAATGTTTATACCGTGCTAACGCGCGGTATTtgatttgtctgcaccgcttggtgtgtcacAGGACCGACGGCATCCAAAAATGTCGGttgaaaactattttttttaaatgaaactgcTAAAGTAAAACATGCGATGAAGATACTACATGTCGGAATGAATCTTTATTGTTTGCATTACTTTGGAAATCATGTCACCAcaattaaatgaatttgatttcaagaaTGCTTGATTATCTTGAATGTTGGATTTTCACAGATTAAGTTAAGGAAATGAACACTTTATATACTAACTTTAAGTTAAAAGgttctctttttttcttcacgtgtacataaaacaaaaatcagtacGCTTGTTGACTAAAACAAAGAAGAcgaatacatgtagatacatttGAGCAAAACCATCTTGAAATATAAGTGGACACATTTATATTTTctctttattacatgtattcctCTCAAGGTTTCACTTAATGATCATATGGAACACACGGTTTAATTTAGTTAACCCCCTCTAATGCAAATGATTTTCTAAATCACTACTAAATGATATTGACCAGCATACTCTCTTTTTTATCCCTTTATGTTATAACGTTTATATTCAGAACGCATTAAAAGCTAATGACAAAGATACTATGAACACATATTAACTCAGAGCCCGTAATAACAtagaaatgtattttaatttgatacaaAGGGATTTAGACAGTATCGAAACAATGAAGAATTTATCAATGTTTACAGACCTAATTCAAAATGATTCGATTCTATTCTACAATGTACATTAGACGATGAGTGGCAAAGTAGTTTCCATTGTTTGTAATTGATGTTCTCTCAATGAAGCCATTACCAAATGAAATCAATCAACGTATACACAGTTCAATGGGTCATCCTAAATTAATGCTTTATAAATGGTTCttatgaaattatgaaaagtttcaTGTTTTGAACACATATAAAGGAAACATTAAAAGATATTGAGGGTTACTAAATGAGTAAACAAATGATATCGTATACTTTGAGGCCCgtgtttttaaatttaccaCTAATAAAAAAACTGCGTGTctagaaaaaaaactatacgGATTGATTAAACGTATTCTGGCCGCATCAGACACAGGAAATCTGTAAAGCTGTATTACGAAATGATCTGAGTTGTAGTAAATGTTCCATCACTTAATAAGCTGGATATTTAATcgcaatttttttcatattgaatCTTCGGTAGATGTTACGTAGACGGAGAAGTGTCTTACATGAAATTCGATTAAATTGAACGACATCCTGCATAATAATAACGTTCTAAATGGAATTAGCTACTGATAGATAAATTAtaccattcagtcaactgaaatgtgactgataATTAATTCTCAATATAGAACACAAATTCTAATTTCTTTTCCTTTTAGTAAGTTagtgtgtttgaaatgcaaagtGCAATGGTGTTAAGTCTGAGTTGCATTTAAGTCTGTGAATAAACAAATCGTAACGATTAATTAAGTACTTATACGTGTATGTGTGAAAAACCAAAGAGACAGAACAAATGAATTAGATaagaaaacaacattttttcccgataaaataatttttattacgTAATTTTAGGCATTGATGACGCTATGGGGAAATTGGTGTTcgaaaaacaatgttaacataTTCAAATTCAAACAATATAAGGATAAAATTGAGTACTTTTGATTGATTTGTTAAGAATACAACACAGGAATAAAGTATATAAATTTCctgaaaattattaataatactTGTATTCGTTGgttaggtttttaaaaaaactacatAAAACAACAACgttaattgaattaaatgaaGTTTGAAGACAATCATATGAGCAATATTAGAcaacatgcttttttttttatcccattCCGTCATGATATTTTCAAAGGTAAGTTTTAAAGCTAACGACAAACACATTCCATCGAaatgattgatttttaatttagaaCACGTTAGCAGCTAATGCCAAAACTACTATGGATATAATTGATGTTAAAATGCTCTTATTGTTTTCTCCTGAAATATGTTcgttttcactttaaaaaacgTAATAACATAGAAAATGTGTAATCATTAGTTTAATGGAATACAGCAAGTTTTGAGACAACGAAGTCTCAATTTTTTACAGACTTATTCATAAAGGTACAATTTTCCTTTGTTTAACGTTGTGTGACAAAGTAGTTTAAACTATTGTAATACCGTTAATGAAACCACtttgatgaaataaatcaaTACCCTCAGTCCAACAGCCTATCGTGAACAAGCGCTATTTAATTGGCTTCAGAATCGTTCATATTTAAAACACGCATTGCAGTcacttcaaaattaaattaagaaatatcAGATAAAACTCAAAATGACAGCTTTGATTTTAAAGACTGTGTTTTTCATTTCTACTACTTGTCTAGTGGCCATGTGTCGAGAGAACAATAATACAGACACCGAATTTCGCCTGTTAGATACATTGTTCACGAACTACACCAGATACAGGAAACCTGTGAAGGTGTTTTCGAAAACGGTGCCAGTCGgagttaatttatttattttatctctCAAAGATCTGGATATGAAATCGCAAATATTACACATCGCATCTTGGCTAGAAGTCAAT
This genomic interval carries:
- the LOC128163807 gene encoding 5-hydroxytryptamine receptor 3A-like, translating into MRKVLVPLKLVAIFFCTYEVVVCEENETLNTETSLRQVVFKSYDRYRKPTKLFSKQLSVSISLYIFSLPKLDIKSQTLHAANWLTYSWTDEYLTWNSSYFSDIDFLRLPADRIWIPNVCNMQEISGRRCLSYDSVKDSRSEAIVHSSGFVYLTETFDSIILCKFDVTNFPFDTQTCRFSFFSPNGKFQNVDLKLKGSCYKSNYFIGSEEWDLISTSIQGTNGMLYMNIVLKRRPLFIILTVLLPIIALSIMNAFCFILPMESGEKVGMSVALFLTFAVFGSIISDTMPQNAANISWFMVYVTTQILLSGLTVIMETVVLHMYHMGVDISGISYVNKADDVHHGTTNKMDHTSKRNVSFSNVKWKIRAKKLERSMLIFNVCANIISFCVCISNILS